A DNA window from Streptomyces bacillaris contains the following coding sequences:
- a CDS encoding alpha/beta hydrolase produces the protein MTSFDSSPSLTAWRALIAVAVVFVMLATTGWSAVQDRHAEGERELALASWARDRTVGRALPEVGAPAYRMAHFFATLTSGQRLALADRHPSIVGNLNGAPVALRYHANRLALKRAAAVEQRRTYDEGLTALGRDEAARRMHRFRSMLAKDRQILAFDPAGRGRAAEVFGDLDRASRVSVVVPGVDTELLTLERTRRVNSAPVGMAKSLYGAERAAAPGTRTAVIAWADYTAPAGLGMDAMLGGLAAEGAVRLNALVGALPGTSTVSLFCHSYGSVVCGVAADEAPRRVADIAVAGSPGMRAESAARLDTDARIWAMRDRDDWIEDVPHLEFGGIGHGADPVDPAFGARLVSAAGASGHSGYFEPGTESLGNLAAIGVGAYGSVRCATADGACRSGISGERET, from the coding sequence GTGACTTCTTTCGACTCCTCCCCCAGCCTGACCGCCTGGCGTGCGCTGATCGCCGTGGCCGTCGTGTTCGTGATGCTGGCGACCACGGGCTGGTCCGCCGTACAGGACCGCCACGCGGAGGGGGAGCGGGAGCTCGCCCTCGCCTCCTGGGCGCGGGACCGGACCGTGGGCCGTGCGCTGCCGGAGGTCGGGGCTCCGGCCTATCGGATGGCCCACTTCTTCGCCACGCTCACCTCGGGGCAGCGGCTCGCGCTCGCGGACCGGCATCCCTCGATCGTGGGGAATCTGAACGGCGCCCCGGTCGCCCTGCGCTACCACGCCAACCGGCTGGCCCTGAAGCGCGCGGCGGCCGTGGAGCAGCGGCGTACGTACGACGAGGGGCTCACCGCGCTCGGCCGCGACGAGGCGGCCCGGCGGATGCACCGCTTCCGGTCGATGCTCGCGAAGGACCGCCAGATCCTGGCCTTCGACCCGGCGGGCCGGGGCCGCGCCGCCGAGGTCTTCGGCGACCTGGACCGGGCCTCGCGGGTCTCCGTGGTCGTCCCGGGCGTCGACACCGAGCTGCTGACCCTGGAGCGGACCCGCCGCGTCAACTCCGCGCCCGTCGGCATGGCGAAGTCCCTGTACGGGGCGGAGCGCGCGGCCGCCCCCGGGACCCGTACCGCCGTCATCGCCTGGGCCGACTACACCGCCCCCGCCGGACTCGGCATGGACGCGATGCTCGGCGGGCTCGCGGCGGAGGGTGCCGTACGGCTGAACGCCCTGGTGGGGGCGTTGCCCGGCACGTCCACGGTCTCCCTGTTCTGCCACAGCTACGGCTCGGTGGTCTGCGGGGTGGCCGCCGACGAGGCCCCCCGCCGGGTGGCCGACATCGCGGTCGCCGGGTCCCCCGGGATGCGGGCCGAGAGCGCCGCCCGGCTGGACACCGACGCCCGGATCTGGGCGATGCGGGACCGGGACGACTGGATCGAGGACGTGCCGCACCTGGAGTTCGGCGGGATCGGCCACGGCGCCGACCCGGTCGACCCGGCCTTCGGCGCCCGGCTGGTCTCGGCGGCCGGGGCCTCCGGGCACAGCGGCTACTTCGAACCCGGCACCGAGAGCCTCGGCAACCTCGCCGCGATCGGGGTCGGCGCATATGGATCGGTCCGCTGTGCAACCGCCGATGGCGCATGCCGCAGTGGTATTTCCGGTGAACGGGAGACCTGA
- a CDS encoding peptidase inhibitor family I36 protein, whose translation MRTIRTDRTPSTSGTARTSHTSRTSRTSRTARTSRASRTTALAAGLAVTALTALVPQALAQDRSVASGTHPAPDTRLGTCEAGRLCLWKKPDFAGARQTYELATVDIESCTPLPKGGDAQSLANRTGRPVTTYQSAECQETGEFETYPGGGTWVPRSPYQVRAFKIWEN comes from the coding sequence ATGCGCACGATCCGTACCGACCGCACGCCCAGCACCAGCGGCACAGCCCGCACGTCCCACACCTCTCGCACGTCCCGTACCAGCCGCACAGCCCGTACGTCCCGCGCCTCCCGTACGACCGCTCTCGCCGCGGGCCTGGCCGTCACGGCACTCACCGCGCTCGTCCCGCAGGCGCTCGCCCAGGACCGCTCCGTGGCGAGCGGCACGCACCCGGCCCCGGACACCCGGCTCGGCACCTGCGAGGCGGGGAGGCTCTGCCTCTGGAAGAAGCCCGACTTCGCCGGCGCCCGGCAGACGTACGAACTCGCCACCGTAGACATCGAGAGCTGCACCCCGCTCCCCAAGGGCGGCGACGCCCAGTCCCTCGCCAACCGCACCGGGCGGCCCGTCACCACCTACCAGTCGGCCGAGTGCCAGGAGACGGGCGAGTTCGAGACGTACCCGGGCGGCGGGACCTGGGTGCCCCGCTCCCCGTACCAGGTGAGGGCGTTCAAGATCTGGGAGAACTAG
- a CDS encoding TetR family transcriptional regulator translates to MTHGQSAVTRPGLRERKKQRTRDALLRAALELFTTQGYERTTVDEIVEAVDVSQRTFFRYFASKEEVTFAVQEMVESRFIAELRRRPAREAPFEAMRRAVLCAWNSIGEAIEEVITVELHMRTYQMIESTPSLLAAHMRRGIALENQIARLIAEREGLDVERDPRPRVAVAAFSGVMRVTGQLWGQGHDSSVEALRDLTEEYLDQLVPALAGEWRRPEGPEGDVPQAGDVHTAG, encoded by the coding sequence GTGACCCACGGGCAGAGCGCCGTGACCCGGCCCGGACTGCGTGAGCGCAAGAAGCAGCGCACCCGTGACGCCCTGCTGCGGGCCGCCCTCGAACTCTTCACCACCCAGGGGTACGAGCGGACCACCGTCGACGAGATCGTCGAGGCGGTCGACGTCTCCCAGCGCACCTTCTTCCGCTACTTCGCGAGCAAGGAGGAGGTGACCTTCGCCGTGCAGGAGATGGTGGAGTCCCGCTTCATCGCGGAGCTGCGCCGCCGGCCCGCCCGCGAGGCCCCCTTCGAGGCCATGCGCCGGGCGGTGCTCTGCGCCTGGAACAGCATCGGCGAGGCGATCGAGGAGGTCATCACGGTGGAGCTGCACATGCGGACGTACCAGATGATCGAGTCGACGCCCTCCCTGCTGGCCGCCCATATGCGGCGCGGGATCGCCCTGGAGAACCAGATCGCCCGGCTGATCGCGGAGCGCGAGGGGCTCGACGTGGAGCGGGATCCGCGCCCCCGGGTCGCCGTCGCCGCGTTCTCCGGGGTGATGCGGGTGACCGGGCAGCTGTGGGGCCAGGGCCACGATTCGAGCGTGGAGGCGCTGCGCGACCTCACCGAGGAGTACCTGGACCAGTTGGTCCCGGCCCTGGCGGGCGAGTGGCGCCGGCCGGAGGGCCCGGAGGGTGACGTGCCGCAGGCGGGTGACGTACACACAGCCGGGTGA
- a CDS encoding MFS transporter, protein MTSQTTVEKAPREPGNGPAPAAAKGLRGHPWLTLFAVAIGVMMVALDGTIVAIANPAIQKDLGATLADVQWITNGYLLALAVALITAGKLGDRFGHRQTFLIGIAGFALSSAAIGLSGEIALVILFRVFQGLFGALLMPAALGLLRATFPAEKLNMAIGIWGMVIGASTAGGPIVGGLLVEHVSWQSVFFINVPVGIVALVFGLVILKDHRAANAPRSFDIFGILLLSGAMFSLIWGIIKAGESWGWGGVWTWVFLGLALALFLAFGVWQTQVREPLVPLAMFRSVPLTAGTILMVLMAFAFMGGLFFVTFFLQGVHGLSPVDSGLHLLPLTAMMIVSSPVAGLLITKFGPRVPLVGGMVCTAVAMFGMTTLSESTGTFAMSLWFALLGCGLAPVMVGATEVIVGNAPLELSGVAGGLQQAAMQVGGALGTAVLGAVMSSKVSSDFAGNWSDAGLPGTPDPALEKAAEFGMVPVDALSQAPGMTPEVVGAIGKVIHDTFTSGMGLAFTVAGVVAVIAAGVATLTKRGENAEAGAGVGHI, encoded by the coding sequence ATGACTAGTCAGACCACCGTCGAGAAGGCGCCGCGGGAGCCCGGGAACGGCCCCGCACCCGCCGCGGCCAAGGGGCTTCGCGGCCACCCCTGGCTGACCCTGTTCGCCGTCGCCATCGGCGTGATGATGGTCGCGCTCGACGGCACGATCGTCGCCATCGCGAACCCCGCGATCCAGAAGGACCTCGGCGCCACGCTCGCCGACGTCCAGTGGATCACCAACGGCTATCTGCTCGCCCTCGCCGTCGCGCTGATCACCGCGGGCAAGCTCGGTGACCGCTTCGGCCACCGGCAGACCTTCCTGATCGGCATCGCGGGCTTCGCGCTCTCGTCCGCGGCGATCGGTCTCTCCGGCGAGATCGCGCTGGTCATCCTCTTCCGTGTGTTCCAGGGACTCTTCGGCGCCCTGCTGATGCCCGCCGCGCTCGGTCTGCTGCGCGCCACCTTCCCCGCCGAGAAGCTGAACATGGCCATCGGCATCTGGGGCATGGTCATCGGTGCGTCCACCGCGGGCGGCCCCATCGTCGGCGGTCTGCTCGTCGAGCACGTCAGCTGGCAGTCGGTCTTCTTCATCAACGTGCCGGTCGGCATCGTCGCGCTCGTCTTCGGCCTGGTGATCCTCAAGGACCACCGCGCCGCCAACGCGCCGCGCTCCTTCGACATCTTCGGCATCCTGCTGCTCTCCGGCGCGATGTTCTCCCTCATCTGGGGCATCATCAAGGCCGGTGAGTCCTGGGGCTGGGGCGGCGTCTGGACGTGGGTCTTCCTCGGCCTCGCGCTCGCGCTCTTCCTCGCCTTCGGCGTCTGGCAGACGCAGGTGCGCGAGCCGCTCGTCCCGCTGGCGATGTTCCGCTCCGTCCCGTTGACGGCCGGCACCATCCTCATGGTGCTGATGGCGTTCGCCTTCATGGGCGGCCTCTTCTTCGTGACGTTCTTCCTCCAGGGCGTCCACGGCCTCAGCCCGGTCGACAGCGGACTGCACCTGCTCCCGCTGACCGCCATGATGATCGTCTCCTCGCCGGTCGCCGGTCTGCTCATCACCAAGTTCGGCCCCCGCGTCCCGCTGGTCGGCGGCATGGTCTGCACGGCCGTCGCCATGTTCGGCATGACGACGCTCAGCGAGTCCACCGGCACCTTCGCCATGTCCCTCTGGTTCGCCCTGCTCGGCTGCGGCCTCGCCCCGGTCATGGTCGGGGCCACCGAGGTCATCGTCGGCAACGCGCCCCTGGAGCTGTCCGGTGTGGCCGGTGGCCTCCAGCAGGCCGCCATGCAGGTCGGCGGCGCGCTCGGCACCGCCGTGCTCGGCGCGGTCATGTCCTCCAAGGTCAGCTCCGACTTCGCCGGCAACTGGTCGGACGCGGGCCTGCCCGGCACGCCCGACCCGGCTCTGGAGAAGGCCGCCGAGTTCGGCATGGTCCCGGTCGACGCGCTCTCCCAGGCACCCGGCATGACGCCGGAGGTCGTCGGCGCGATCGGCAAGGTCATCCACGACACGTTCACGTCCGGCATGGGCCTCGCCTTCACCGTCGCGGGCGTCGTCGCCGTCATCGCCGCCGGTGTCGCCACGTTGACGAAGCGCGGCGAGAACGCCGAGGCGGGCGCCGGAGTGGGCCACATCTAG